One genomic segment of Manis pentadactyla isolate mManPen7 chromosome 1, mManPen7.hap1, whole genome shotgun sequence includes these proteins:
- the FHIP2B gene encoding FHF complex subunit HOOK-interacting protein 2B isoform X1: MLSRLGALLQEAVGAREPSIDLLEAFVEHWKGITNYYIESTDENTPAKKTDIPWRLKQMLDILVYEERQQAAGEAGPCLEYLLQHKLLETLCTLGKAEYPPGMRQQVLQFFSRVLAQVQHPLLHYLHVHRPVQKLLRLDGTGPGSLTEKEEVQFTTVLCSKIQQDPALLTYILEGRKTVSRKKASREPTTLPREAASIKDKEHPQSKAPDRGPCGAQALTTQLPDRTEELDGETGESSLVTTLVGLCKSKKGRVALKAQENLLLLVSVASQAAATHLVQSSPCCPAIVERLCQLYQSMPTFLDPADIAALGSISWRLPSAPADEASFPGKETLAAFLGWFDYCGHLITEAHKVLADALAKAVVEKFFVGILQPQLLHVSEQSVLTSTALLTAMLHQLRSPPLLREAVAFLMGAGQQPAAPEGSPHTLCAHLIRHCNHLSDEISIVTLRLFEELLQKPHEQIVHGLILCNLEGRLYVARGSPEPESYEDTLDLEEDPYFTDGFLDSGFQPSAKPPPAPVTNSDGKTAVTEIVNSFLCLVPEEAKTSAFLEETGYDTYVHDAYGLFQECSSRVAPWGWPPGPSPLDPHEPDQPFFEGHFLQMLFDRIARILEQPYSLNLQVTSVLSRLALFPHPLIHEYLLDPYINLAPGCRSLFSVLVRVIGDLMQRIQRVPQFPGQLLLVRKQLMGQVPGEQLDHQILPQGIVVLEEFCKELAAIAFVKFPPHGPQLRLSPPPEGHV, translated from the exons CGGGAGCCCAGCATTGACCTGCTGGAGGCCTTTGTGGAGCACTGGAAGGGCATCACGAACTATTACATTGAAAGCACAG ATGAAAATACCCCCGCCAAGAAAACAGATATTCCCTGGCGGCTGAAGCAGATGCTGGACATCCTGGTGTACGAGGAGAGGCAGCAGGCGGCTGGTGAGGCCGGGCCCTGCCTGGAGTACCTGCTGCAGCACAAGCTCCTGGAGACCCTGTGCACGCTGGGCAAGGCCGAG TACCCCCCAGGCATGCGGCAGCAGGTGCTTCAGTTCTTCAGCAGGGTTCTGGCCCAGGTGCAGCACCCCCTCCTGCATTACCTCCACGTCCACAGGCCTGTGCAG AAGCTTCTCCGACTTGATGGAACAGGTCCTGGATCCCTCACAGAGAAGGAGGAGGTGCAGTTCACCACCGTCCTCTGCTCCAAGATCCAGCAGGATCCAGCCCTGCTCACCTACATCCTGGAA ggcagaaagactgTCAGTAGGAAGAAGGCCTCCAGAGAGCCCACCACCCTGCCTAGAGAGGCAGCCAGCATCAAAGACAAGGAGCACCCCCAGAGCAAGGCTCCCGACAGGGGTCCCTGTGGAGCCCAGGCCTTGACTACCCAGCTGCCTGACAGGACTGAGGAGCTGGATGGAGAGACTGGGGAGAGCAGCCTGGTCACCACCCTGGTCGGGCTGTGCAAGAGCAAG AAAGGTCGAGTGGCCCTGAAGGCCCAGGAGAACCTGCTGCTCCTGGTAAGCGTGGCTTCCCAGGCAGCTGCCACCCACCTGGTGCAGAGCAGCCCTTGCTGCCCTGCGATTGTTGAGCGCCTTTGCCAGCTGTACCAGTCCATGCCCACCTTCCTGGACCCCGCAGACATCGCCGCTTTGGGGAGCATCAGCTGGAG GTTACCCAGTGCCCCAGCTGATGAGGCTTCCTTCCCTGGCAAGGAAACCTTGGCTGCCTTCTTGGGCTGGTTTGATTACTGCGGCCACCTCATCACAGAGGCGCACAAG GTGCTTGCAGATGCTTTAGCCAAGGCTGTGGTTGAGAAGTTCTTCGTGGGGATTCTGCAGCCACAGCTCCTGCACGT GTCTGAGCAGAGCGTCCTGACCTCCACGGCCCTGCTCACGGCCATGCTGCACCAGCTTCGCTCCCCTCCCCTGCTGCGAGAGGCCGTGGCTTTCCTCATGGGCGCGGGTCAGCAGCCTGCAGCCCCCGAGGGCAGCCCCCACACCCTGTGTGCTCACCTCATCCGCCACTGCAACCACCTTTCTGATGAG ATCAGCATCGTCACACTGCGGCTGTTTGAGGAGCTGCTCCAGAAGCCCCACGAGCAGATCGTCCATGGCCTGATTCTGTGCAACCTCGAAGGCCGCCTCTATGTGGCCCGGGGCTCGCCTGAGCCCGAGAGCTATGAGGACACTCT AGACCTGGAGGAAGATCCCTACTTCACGGACGGCTTCCTGGACTCTGGCTTCCAGCCATCTGCAaagcctcccccagcccctgtcaCCAACTCAGATGGCAAGACAGCCGTGACTGAGATTGTCAACAG tttcctctgcctggttCCTGAGGAAGCCAAGACCTCGGCTTTCTTGGAGGAGACCGGATATGACACATACGTTCATGATGCTTATGGACTG TTCCAGGAGTGCAGTTCCCGAGTTGCCCCTTGGGGCTGGCCCCCGGGTCCCTCACCCTTGGACCCCCATGAGCCCGATCAGCCTTTCTTTGAGGGTCACTTTCTCCAAATGCTGTTTGACCGTATAGCCCGGATTTTGGAACAG CCATACAGCCTGAACCTGCAAGTGACCTCAGTCCTGTCCCGGctcgccctcttcccccaccccctgatCCATGAGTACCTCCTGGATCCCTACATCAACCTGGCCCCTGGCTGCAGGAGCCTGTTCTCTGTGCTCGTCAGG GTGATCGGGGACTTGATGCAGAGAATTCAGAGGGTACCCCAGTTCCCAGGCCAACTGCTCCTGGTACGCAAGCAGCTGATGGGTCAGGTCCCTGGAGAGCA GCTGGACCACCAAATCCTCCCCCAGGGCATAGTGGTCCTTGAGGAATTCTGCAAGGAGCTGGCTGCCATTGCTTTTGTCAAGTTTCCTCCACACGGTCCTCAGCTGCGCCTCTCCCCGCCCCCAGAAGGACATGTCTGA
- the FHIP2B gene encoding FHF complex subunit HOOK-interacting protein 2B isoform X2: MLSRLGALLQEAVGAREPSIDLLEAFVEHWKGITNYYIESTDENTPAKKTDIPWRLKQMLDILVYEERQQAAGEAGPCLEYLLQHKLLETLCTLGKAEKLLRLDGTGPGSLTEKEEVQFTTVLCSKIQQDPALLTYILEGRKTVSRKKASREPTTLPREAASIKDKEHPQSKAPDRGPCGAQALTTQLPDRTEELDGETGESSLVTTLVGLCKSKKGRVALKAQENLLLLVSVASQAAATHLVQSSPCCPAIVERLCQLYQSMPTFLDPADIAALGSISWRLPSAPADEASFPGKETLAAFLGWFDYCGHLITEAHKVLADALAKAVVEKFFVGILQPQLLHVSEQSVLTSTALLTAMLHQLRSPPLLREAVAFLMGAGQQPAAPEGSPHTLCAHLIRHCNHLSDEISIVTLRLFEELLQKPHEQIVHGLILCNLEGRLYVARGSPEPESYEDTLDLEEDPYFTDGFLDSGFQPSAKPPPAPVTNSDGKTAVTEIVNSFLCLVPEEAKTSAFLEETGYDTYVHDAYGLFQECSSRVAPWGWPPGPSPLDPHEPDQPFFEGHFLQMLFDRIARILEQPYSLNLQVTSVLSRLALFPHPLIHEYLLDPYINLAPGCRSLFSVLVRVIGDLMQRIQRVPQFPGQLLLVRKQLMGQVPGEQLDHQILPQGIVVLEEFCKELAAIAFVKFPPHGPQLRLSPPPEGHV; encoded by the exons CGGGAGCCCAGCATTGACCTGCTGGAGGCCTTTGTGGAGCACTGGAAGGGCATCACGAACTATTACATTGAAAGCACAG ATGAAAATACCCCCGCCAAGAAAACAGATATTCCCTGGCGGCTGAAGCAGATGCTGGACATCCTGGTGTACGAGGAGAGGCAGCAGGCGGCTGGTGAGGCCGGGCCCTGCCTGGAGTACCTGCTGCAGCACAAGCTCCTGGAGACCCTGTGCACGCTGGGCAAGGCCGAG AAGCTTCTCCGACTTGATGGAACAGGTCCTGGATCCCTCACAGAGAAGGAGGAGGTGCAGTTCACCACCGTCCTCTGCTCCAAGATCCAGCAGGATCCAGCCCTGCTCACCTACATCCTGGAA ggcagaaagactgTCAGTAGGAAGAAGGCCTCCAGAGAGCCCACCACCCTGCCTAGAGAGGCAGCCAGCATCAAAGACAAGGAGCACCCCCAGAGCAAGGCTCCCGACAGGGGTCCCTGTGGAGCCCAGGCCTTGACTACCCAGCTGCCTGACAGGACTGAGGAGCTGGATGGAGAGACTGGGGAGAGCAGCCTGGTCACCACCCTGGTCGGGCTGTGCAAGAGCAAG AAAGGTCGAGTGGCCCTGAAGGCCCAGGAGAACCTGCTGCTCCTGGTAAGCGTGGCTTCCCAGGCAGCTGCCACCCACCTGGTGCAGAGCAGCCCTTGCTGCCCTGCGATTGTTGAGCGCCTTTGCCAGCTGTACCAGTCCATGCCCACCTTCCTGGACCCCGCAGACATCGCCGCTTTGGGGAGCATCAGCTGGAG GTTACCCAGTGCCCCAGCTGATGAGGCTTCCTTCCCTGGCAAGGAAACCTTGGCTGCCTTCTTGGGCTGGTTTGATTACTGCGGCCACCTCATCACAGAGGCGCACAAG GTGCTTGCAGATGCTTTAGCCAAGGCTGTGGTTGAGAAGTTCTTCGTGGGGATTCTGCAGCCACAGCTCCTGCACGT GTCTGAGCAGAGCGTCCTGACCTCCACGGCCCTGCTCACGGCCATGCTGCACCAGCTTCGCTCCCCTCCCCTGCTGCGAGAGGCCGTGGCTTTCCTCATGGGCGCGGGTCAGCAGCCTGCAGCCCCCGAGGGCAGCCCCCACACCCTGTGTGCTCACCTCATCCGCCACTGCAACCACCTTTCTGATGAG ATCAGCATCGTCACACTGCGGCTGTTTGAGGAGCTGCTCCAGAAGCCCCACGAGCAGATCGTCCATGGCCTGATTCTGTGCAACCTCGAAGGCCGCCTCTATGTGGCCCGGGGCTCGCCTGAGCCCGAGAGCTATGAGGACACTCT AGACCTGGAGGAAGATCCCTACTTCACGGACGGCTTCCTGGACTCTGGCTTCCAGCCATCTGCAaagcctcccccagcccctgtcaCCAACTCAGATGGCAAGACAGCCGTGACTGAGATTGTCAACAG tttcctctgcctggttCCTGAGGAAGCCAAGACCTCGGCTTTCTTGGAGGAGACCGGATATGACACATACGTTCATGATGCTTATGGACTG TTCCAGGAGTGCAGTTCCCGAGTTGCCCCTTGGGGCTGGCCCCCGGGTCCCTCACCCTTGGACCCCCATGAGCCCGATCAGCCTTTCTTTGAGGGTCACTTTCTCCAAATGCTGTTTGACCGTATAGCCCGGATTTTGGAACAG CCATACAGCCTGAACCTGCAAGTGACCTCAGTCCTGTCCCGGctcgccctcttcccccaccccctgatCCATGAGTACCTCCTGGATCCCTACATCAACCTGGCCCCTGGCTGCAGGAGCCTGTTCTCTGTGCTCGTCAGG GTGATCGGGGACTTGATGCAGAGAATTCAGAGGGTACCCCAGTTCCCAGGCCAACTGCTCCTGGTACGCAAGCAGCTGATGGGTCAGGTCCCTGGAGAGCA GCTGGACCACCAAATCCTCCCCCAGGGCATAGTGGTCCTTGAGGAATTCTGCAAGGAGCTGGCTGCCATTGCTTTTGTCAAGTTTCCTCCACACGGTCCTCAGCTGCGCCTCTCCCCGCCCCCAGAAGGACATGTCTGA
- the FHIP2B gene encoding FHF complex subunit HOOK-interacting protein 2B isoform X3, with translation MLDILVYEERQQAAGEAGPCLEYLLQHKLLETLCTLGKAEYPPGMRQQVLQFFSRVLAQVQHPLLHYLHVHRPVQKLLRLDGTGPGSLTEKEEVQFTTVLCSKIQQDPALLTYILEGRKTVSRKKASREPTTLPREAASIKDKEHPQSKAPDRGPCGAQALTTQLPDRTEELDGETGESSLVTTLVGLCKSKKGRVALKAQENLLLLVSVASQAAATHLVQSSPCCPAIVERLCQLYQSMPTFLDPADIAALGSISWRLPSAPADEASFPGKETLAAFLGWFDYCGHLITEAHKVLADALAKAVVEKFFVGILQPQLLHVSEQSVLTSTALLTAMLHQLRSPPLLREAVAFLMGAGQQPAAPEGSPHTLCAHLIRHCNHLSDEISIVTLRLFEELLQKPHEQIVHGLILCNLEGRLYVARGSPEPESYEDTLDLEEDPYFTDGFLDSGFQPSAKPPPAPVTNSDGKTAVTEIVNSFLCLVPEEAKTSAFLEETGYDTYVHDAYGLFQECSSRVAPWGWPPGPSPLDPHEPDQPFFEGHFLQMLFDRIARILEQPYSLNLQVTSVLSRLALFPHPLIHEYLLDPYINLAPGCRSLFSVLVRVIGDLMQRIQRVPQFPGQLLLVRKQLMGQVPGEQLDHQILPQGIVVLEEFCKELAAIAFVKFPPHGPQLRLSPPPEGHV, from the exons ATGCTGGACATCCTGGTGTACGAGGAGAGGCAGCAGGCGGCTGGTGAGGCCGGGCCCTGCCTGGAGTACCTGCTGCAGCACAAGCTCCTGGAGACCCTGTGCACGCTGGGCAAGGCCGAG TACCCCCCAGGCATGCGGCAGCAGGTGCTTCAGTTCTTCAGCAGGGTTCTGGCCCAGGTGCAGCACCCCCTCCTGCATTACCTCCACGTCCACAGGCCTGTGCAG AAGCTTCTCCGACTTGATGGAACAGGTCCTGGATCCCTCACAGAGAAGGAGGAGGTGCAGTTCACCACCGTCCTCTGCTCCAAGATCCAGCAGGATCCAGCCCTGCTCACCTACATCCTGGAA ggcagaaagactgTCAGTAGGAAGAAGGCCTCCAGAGAGCCCACCACCCTGCCTAGAGAGGCAGCCAGCATCAAAGACAAGGAGCACCCCCAGAGCAAGGCTCCCGACAGGGGTCCCTGTGGAGCCCAGGCCTTGACTACCCAGCTGCCTGACAGGACTGAGGAGCTGGATGGAGAGACTGGGGAGAGCAGCCTGGTCACCACCCTGGTCGGGCTGTGCAAGAGCAAG AAAGGTCGAGTGGCCCTGAAGGCCCAGGAGAACCTGCTGCTCCTGGTAAGCGTGGCTTCCCAGGCAGCTGCCACCCACCTGGTGCAGAGCAGCCCTTGCTGCCCTGCGATTGTTGAGCGCCTTTGCCAGCTGTACCAGTCCATGCCCACCTTCCTGGACCCCGCAGACATCGCCGCTTTGGGGAGCATCAGCTGGAG GTTACCCAGTGCCCCAGCTGATGAGGCTTCCTTCCCTGGCAAGGAAACCTTGGCTGCCTTCTTGGGCTGGTTTGATTACTGCGGCCACCTCATCACAGAGGCGCACAAG GTGCTTGCAGATGCTTTAGCCAAGGCTGTGGTTGAGAAGTTCTTCGTGGGGATTCTGCAGCCACAGCTCCTGCACGT GTCTGAGCAGAGCGTCCTGACCTCCACGGCCCTGCTCACGGCCATGCTGCACCAGCTTCGCTCCCCTCCCCTGCTGCGAGAGGCCGTGGCTTTCCTCATGGGCGCGGGTCAGCAGCCTGCAGCCCCCGAGGGCAGCCCCCACACCCTGTGTGCTCACCTCATCCGCCACTGCAACCACCTTTCTGATGAG ATCAGCATCGTCACACTGCGGCTGTTTGAGGAGCTGCTCCAGAAGCCCCACGAGCAGATCGTCCATGGCCTGATTCTGTGCAACCTCGAAGGCCGCCTCTATGTGGCCCGGGGCTCGCCTGAGCCCGAGAGCTATGAGGACACTCT AGACCTGGAGGAAGATCCCTACTTCACGGACGGCTTCCTGGACTCTGGCTTCCAGCCATCTGCAaagcctcccccagcccctgtcaCCAACTCAGATGGCAAGACAGCCGTGACTGAGATTGTCAACAG tttcctctgcctggttCCTGAGGAAGCCAAGACCTCGGCTTTCTTGGAGGAGACCGGATATGACACATACGTTCATGATGCTTATGGACTG TTCCAGGAGTGCAGTTCCCGAGTTGCCCCTTGGGGCTGGCCCCCGGGTCCCTCACCCTTGGACCCCCATGAGCCCGATCAGCCTTTCTTTGAGGGTCACTTTCTCCAAATGCTGTTTGACCGTATAGCCCGGATTTTGGAACAG CCATACAGCCTGAACCTGCAAGTGACCTCAGTCCTGTCCCGGctcgccctcttcccccaccccctgatCCATGAGTACCTCCTGGATCCCTACATCAACCTGGCCCCTGGCTGCAGGAGCCTGTTCTCTGTGCTCGTCAGG GTGATCGGGGACTTGATGCAGAGAATTCAGAGGGTACCCCAGTTCCCAGGCCAACTGCTCCTGGTACGCAAGCAGCTGATGGGTCAGGTCCCTGGAGAGCA GCTGGACCACCAAATCCTCCCCCAGGGCATAGTGGTCCTTGAGGAATTCTGCAAGGAGCTGGCTGCCATTGCTTTTGTCAAGTTTCCTCCACACGGTCCTCAGCTGCGCCTCTCCCCGCCCCCAGAAGGACATGTCTGA